The genomic stretch CTCCCCGCTATCACCCTCGTCATAGCCGTCGCGCCCGATTTGCTGCGCCAGTCGCCGCGATACTTTGCTGCCTCACCTTGCCCGGCGCCAGCCTCGCCGGCGCGCTCGTGGTCCACGACGCCCGCGGCCGCGACGTCGCGATCGAGAATCCGTCGCGGACGGTTTCGATCGGCGGCGCCATCACCGAGATTCTCTATGATCTCGGGCTCGAGAAGCGGATCGTCGGCGTCGACACCACCAGCACATTTCCGGCCGCCGCGCTCGGCGACAAACCCGGCGTCGGCTATCTGCGGCAATTGTCGCCGGAAGGCGTGGTCGGCCTCAACCCGACGCTGATCCTGGCGATGCAGGGCGCCGGCCCGCCGGAAACCATGGCGATCCTCGACGCCGCGAAGATCCCGCTGGTGCTGGTGCCGGAGACATTTTCCGAACAGGGCCTGCTCGACAAGATCGATCTGGTCGGCCGCGCGATGGGCGCCGATGCCGGCGCGGCCTGCCTGGGCGCCGCGGTGACCAGCGATCTTGCGCAATTGCGGGAACTACGCGCGAAGGTGACCAAGCCGGTGCGGGTGATGTTCGTGATGTCGCTGGTCAATGGCCGGGCGATGGTGGCCGGCCGCCACACCGCGGCCGACGAGATCATACGGATGTCCGGCGCCGTCAATGCGATCGACGGCTATGACGGCTACAAGATGATCAATGACGAGGCGATCGTCGCGGCGAAGCCCGACTGGGTGCTGTCGATCGAGCGCGGCAAGGAGTCGCTGGCCGCCGAGGCGATCTACCAGCACCCGGCCTTCGCGATGACCAAGGTCGCGAGCGACAAGACATTCGTCGCGATGGACGGGTTGTACCTGCTCGGCTTCGGCCCGCGGACGGCGGCGGCGGCGCGCGACGTCGCGATCCGGCTCTATCCACAGCTTGCAACCGAGGCCGACCGCTTCAAATCCGCCGTGCTGGCGGCGAACTGCCGGCAATGAGCGCGATCGAGGCCGGATCGCGCGACCGGGTTCATCGCCGGTGGCGCGCTGCGCGGCCGTCGTCGATGCTGATCATCGGCGCGCTGTCGGCGGCGTTGCTCGGCAGCGTGATCGTCGCCCTGACGGTCGGCGCCGCCGGGATCCCGCTGGCGCGATTGCCGGCCGCGCTCGGCCTTGCGGCTCATGGCGATAGCGCCGCCGTGCTGGCGCGCGATCAATTGGTGCTGTGGTCGATCCGGATTCCACGCATCGTCGCGGCCGGCATGGTGGGCAGCCTGCTGGCGGTCGCCGGCGCCTTGATGCAGGGCCTGTTCCGCAATCCGCTCGCCGATCCGGCGCTGGTCGGCGTCGCCAGCGGCGGCGCCTTCGCGGCGGCGGCATCGATCGTGGTGATGGACAGCGCGCTCGTCGTCCATCTGCGCTTCATGCAGAATGAGTTGCTGCCGATCGCGGCCTTTGCCGGCTCGCTGCTGACCACCATGGTGCTGTACTGGATCGCCAGCCGCGCGGGCCGCACCTCGATCGCGCTGTTCCTGCTGGCGGGACTTGCGATCGCCGCGATCGCCAATGCGGGAATCGGCATGCTGGTGTTCGTCGCCGACGACCGTCAGCTGCGCGACATCACTTTCTGGATGCTGGGCTCGCTGAGCGGCGCGACCTGGGCCAAGACCACGACCATCGCGCCGGTGCTGGCGATCGCCCTGCTGGTCTGCGCGATGATCGCGCGGCGGCTCGATCTGCTGGTGCTTGGCGAATCCGAAGCGTTTCACAGCGGCGTCGATGTCGAGCGGCTGAAACGGATCGCGATCGTGCTGGTCTCGGCGATGACCGGCGTCGCGGTGTCGATCTGCGGCGTCATCGGCTTCATCGGCATCATCACCCCGCATCTGTTGCGGCTGCTGATCGGCCCGTCGCACCGGCTGCTGCTGCCGGCCTCGGCCTTTGTCGGCGCGATCCTGCTGATCGGCGCCGATACGCTGGCGCGAACCATCGTGGCGCCGGCCGAAATGCCGATCGGGATTCTGACCGCGGCAATCGGCGCGCCGTTCTTTCTGGCGATGCTGCTGCGGCAGCGCGGGCTGATCGGGCTGTGAGCGCGGTACTGCAGGCCGAGGCGGTGTCATTCGCGATCGGCGGCGCGACGCTGGTCGACCGCGTCGATCTGCGGATCGAAAGCGGCGAGATCGTCGCCATCGCCGGACCGAACGGCGCCGGCAAATCAACCCTGCTGCGGCTGTTGTCCGGCGATCTGCGCGCCAGCCACGGCGCGATCAGGCTGCACGGCCACGATCTGTACGACTACGCGCCGCGCGAGCTGGCGCTCCGCCGCGCGATGCTGTCGCAGCACGTCAATGTCAGCTTTCCTTTCACCGTCGAGGAGATCGTCGCGATGGGCGCCGGCGATCGCGACGGGCCGGCGGCACAACCGCTGATCGAGGCGGCATTGCACGAAGTCGGACTGGCCGATTTTCGCCGCCGCAAACTGCCGACGCTGTCGGGCGGCGAGCAGCAGCGCGCGCATTTCGCCCGCGTGCTGGTGCAACTGGCTTGCGGCGAGGCCGAGCACGGCCCGGCGCTGCTGCTGCTCGACGAGCCGACCTCGAGTCTCGACCTGCGGCATCAGATCGATCTGGTCGAGACCGCGCGCCGCCGCGCCCAAAACGGCACCGCGGTGATCGCGATCCTGCACGATCTCAATCTGGCGATGCGCTTCGCCGACCGCATCGTGCTATTGCACCACGGCGCGCTGGCCGGCGACGGCCCTCCGCGCGACACCGTCACCGCCGATATGGTGCGGCGGGTGTTCGAGGTCGACGCCGCTATCCAATTCACCGACGCCGGCGTGCCTTTCATGCTGCCGCAGACGATGCGGCCAAGCGGCTGATGCCAGGCGAATCAGGCCTGGTTCAGCGCCGCCTGGTCCTGCAGCGAGAACGCTGGACCGTCATACAGGAACGAGCACTGGTGAATCACGATGCGGTCGCCGCTCACGGTGACGTGGGAATAATCCGGCGGCTCGTGCGAGCCGGGGATATAGCCCTCGGCCTCGAGATCGAACGCCACCTGATGCGCCAGCGCGCGCTGGATGTGAAACGGAATGCCGCGCCAGGCGCCGGCGATCGGGCGGTGCAGATGGCCCATGAACAGATAATCGGGCTTGCGCGTTCGCGCGATCACCTCCCATTCGGCCTGCGGATTGGTGAGCCTGATCGTATCCATATAGCGCAGCCCGGTATCGAACGGCGGATGATGCTGGAACAGCAGCAATGGACGATCCGCCGGCGCGGAAGCGAGCGCGTGCTCGAGGAAGGCCAGTCGCGCCTCGCACAATAGGCCCGCATGGTTCGGCGCTTCCTCGTCCAGCGTATCGAGCGTGACGATGGTCGCGGCATCGAACACCTGGACGCATTGCACGAAGCCGGCAGCGTCGCGCGCGACGCCGGGAAAGTGCCGGCTGAACAGATCACGGCGATCGTGATTGCCCATCATCAGGATGCTCGGTGCTTCCAGCCGTCCCAGCACGGTGGCGAGCTGGCCATAGGCGGCGTCCTCGCCCCAATGCGCCAGATCGCCGGTGACGATGACAAAAGCGATGTCGGGATGGCTGGCGTTGATCTTCTCAACAGCGGCAGCGAGCCGCTCGGCCGGGTCGAGCCCGTAGATCTTGCGGCCGGGCGGCACGAAATGGGTATCGGTCAGGATCACGAAGTTCATCGCGCCATGGTCTCCCGGTCCCAGGCCTTGTAGTCGGGCGAGCCTTCGACCCGGATCGCGCCGGTGTAGCCGAACTCGACCATATGCACCGTGACATAGTCCGGCTCGAAGAACGCCACTCCGTAGGATTCCGGCAGATCGGATGCGCTCAGCATCGCGGTCTCGGCAAACAGTGGATAGCTCGCATGATTGGTGCCGCGCAGCGACGACACCGGCACGCCCGCGACCGAGCCGGCCAGCGGCAGATGGCAATGTCCGAAAAAAATGTGCAGGATCTTGTCGCGATGGCGGCCGACGATGGCGCGAAACGCCACGTCGTCGCGCAACCGGATCTGATCCAGCGGTCCCAGGTGGATCGGCATCGGATTGTGATGCATGAACAGCAGGAACGGGCCGTCATGTTCGGCCAGCCGTTGTTCCAGCCATGCCTGCCGCGCCGCGCAATAATGACCCGCATGGGTGCCGGGCTGCGCCGTATCGAGCAACAGACAGCGGCCGGCGCTGGTGTCATGCACGCCCTGGACGTGGCCATCCGGCGCGGCCAATTCGGGAAACACCTCAAGAAAGGCGGCGCGGTTATCGTGATTGCCGATGCACAGCCGGGTCGCGAGCGGAACGGTTGCGAGCCGCGCCTTCAGCCAGCGATAATCTTCGACATCGCCCCAGTCCGACAGGTCGCCGGTGATCACCATCAATTCGGCGTCCGCATGATCCTTGATGGCGTGATGCAATGCGCGTTCGAAATTGGCGCGCGGGTCGCGGCCGCCGATCGTGGCGCCCGGCGTGGTCAGATGGATATCGCTGAGATGGATGAGCTTCATCTTGGTCCTTGCATGAGCGGCCGCGGAGCGCTGCTGCGCTCCGCGGTGGTGATCGTTCCGTGGCGACTGAGGCGCGTTAGTGCGCCGCACCGGCGGTCTGCGGCAGCAGCTTTTGAACGTCGGACGCCATGTCGGCGAGCACGGCTTCCGGCTCCTTGGCGCGGGCGCCGGAGACGATGCTGTTGAGATGGTCCTTGAGCACGTCGGTGATCTTCAGACCGTTCTGGCCGGGGAAGGCATACCATTTGGTCAGCAGCGGCAGCTGGCTGACGGCGGTGTAGTTGTTCGGGTTCTTGACGTAGAAATCCTTGAGATAGACCTCGTTCGCGAGTTTGTTCGGCGGCATGTAGCCGGTGGTCTGGGCCACGATCGCCGCGCCTTTCGGGCCGGTCCAGAACTTCACCACTTCCCAGGCCGCGTCGCGCTTGGCCTTGTCCTTGGCGAGGATCATCATCACATTGCCGCCGGCCGGCAGCCGGCCATTGGGCGAGACCACATCCGGGAAGGGCAGAGTCTTCAGTTCGAACTTGCCGCCGATCATCTCGGTGGTCTTGTGCAGGTCCGAGGTCGAGGTGATGTGGAAGCCGGTATGGCCAGCGGCGAAGGTCGCCCGCATCGACGGCTGGTCGAGATTCGGCATGCCGCCTTCGGTCACCAGCTTCGCCAGCATGTTGATGGCAAATTTGCCCTCGGGGCCGTCGAACGCCACCTTGGTCTCGTCGGCATTGAGCATGGTGCCGCCGCGCGCGAACACCGGGGCCTGCCACAGCCAGTTGCCGGTGATGTCCCACGCATAGGTGACGCCGTTCATGTCGGGACCGAGCGCCTTGATCTTCTTGGCCATCGCGATCAGCCCGTCCCAGGTCTTGGGCAGATTCGCCGGATCGCCACCGACCTTCTTCACCAGATCGACATTGACGTAGACTATCGGCAGCGAGATCGCGAAGGGCAGCGCGTAGACCTTGCCGCTGGCGGTGCCGATATCGAACATCGCCTGATGGAAGCCCTGCTTGTCGAAATCCTTCTCGGCGGCGATATAGCCATCGAGCGGCGCCGGAATGTTCTTGTCGACCAGCACGCGGACGCGATTGAGGCCTTGGAAGGTGATATCGGGCATCTGGCCCGTCACCGCCTCGCGCAGCACCTTCTGCGAGGCGTCCTCGTAGGAATCATAGGCAGAGCGCATCGTCACCTTGATCTCGGGATGGACCTTGGCGAATTCCGCGGCGATCTGCTTGTGGGTTTCGGTGAACAGCTCCGCATAGGGATACTGGATCACGATCTCGGTCTTGGTCTGGGCTTGCGCGGTTCCCGCTACGAGCGCGATGGCTGCGGCGGCGATGCATGTTTTCAACATTGACGTCTCCTGGTGGGTGGGGAAGCGGTGGCTCACTTGATGCCGGTCATGGTGATGCCCTCGATGAACCGGCGCTGGGCGAGGAGGAAGGCGATGACCAGCGGCGCGATCACGACCATCGCCGCCGCCATCAGCGGCCCGTAATCGGTGCCGGCCTCGTTGTTGCGGAAGATCGCGACGCCGAGCGGCGGCGTGCGCAGCTCATTGCTGTTGAGCACGATCAGCGGCCAGAAATAATCGTTCCAATGCGCCACGACCGAGAAGATGCCGAACGCCGTGACCGCCGGAATCGCGGTCGGCAGCATCACCCGCCAGACGATGCCGAATTCGGAAATGCCGTCCATCCGCGCCGCGTCGATCAGATCGTCGGGCACGGTCTTGAAGAACTGCCGCATCAGGAAGATGCCGAACACCGAGATCGAGAACGGCAGGATCAGCGCCGCATAGCTGTCGAGCAGGCCGAGCTGGTGCAGCAGCAGGAATATCGGGATCGCGGTGGCCTGCGGCGGGATCAGGATGCAGAACACCACCAGGGCGAACAGCAGGTCGCGGCCAAGAAAGCGCAGCTTCGCCAGCGCATAGGCCGCCGGCAACGCGACCAAGAGCTGCAGGGTGAAGATCGACGCCGTGACGATCACGCCGTTGAGCAAGAATCGCCACAGATCGGCCTTGGCGAAGGCGGTGCGCAGATTGTCCCACAGCGCGAAATGCTCGGGGATCAGATGCAGATCGCTGGTGAAGATCTCGGTCTGCGGCTTCGACGCGGTCGAGATCATCCAGATAAAAGGCATCAGGATCACCAGCGCGCCGGCGATCAGCACGACGTGGCGGGCCACGACCCAGAGTGGAAAACGTCCGTGCAAGGTCATGCGTAGTGCACTCCGCGGTTGAGCCGCGCCTTCAGCAGCGTCAGCGCCAGCACGAACACCAGAAAGACCACGGTGAGCGCCGCGCCGTAGCCGGAGCGGAAGAACTCGAAGCTTTCGGTGTACATGGTGTAGATCAGCACCTCGGAGGATTTTGAAGGTCCGCCCTTGGTCAGCACCTGCACGGTGTCGAATACCTGGAACGAGCGGATGCTGCTGATCACCACCACGAAGGCGGTGACCGGCCCCAGCAGCGGCCAGGTCACCAGCCGGAACCGGGACCAGGCGCCGGACGCGCCGTCGATCTCGGCGGCGTCGTAGAGCTGCTTGGGGATCGACACCAGGCCGGCCAGGAACAGCACCATGTTGAAGCCTACGGCCTGCCAGATTCCGATCGCGCACAGCGAATACAGGGCATAGTTGCGGTCCTGCAGCCAGCTATGGCCCTGCAGGCCGATGCTGTGCAGCAGCCCGTTGATCAGGCCGAATTGCGGATGCAGCATGAACTCCCAGACGATCGCCATCGCGATCAGCGTCGCCATCACCGGGAGAAAGTAGATGGTGCGATACCAGCTGCGCAGGCTGCTGCCGCTCTGGATCAGCAGCGCAATGCCGAGCCCCAGCGCCACCGAGCCGGGCACCACGATGACCACATAGGTCAGGGTGTTGCGCAGCGAAATCCAGAACACCCGGTCGGCCATCATCTGGCGATAATTGTCGAGCCCGATCCATGAAAACGACGGCGCGCCGAGCTGGTAATCGGTGAACGACAGCGCCAGCACCGCCACCAGCGGCCCGATCAGAATAATCAGCATCAGCGTCGCGGCCGGCGCGACCAACGCCTGCGCGGTCAATGCCGTGCGGGCGCGGTGGCTGCGCGGGCGTTGCACGGCGGTCGATTGGTCCTGCGCGGCGGCGCCGATCCTGATCGCGATATCAGACATGGGCATGCTCCCGCGGCTGCACGGCCTGATGCCGGCTGGTGGTCTCGATGCGTTTGCCGCCGGCGTCGAAGGCGCGCACCGCGTCGGCGGCGAAGCCGAAATCGATCGCCGCGCCGATCGCCGGCAGCTGGCGCGGGTCGTCGATCCGCGCCACCAGCGGGATCGCCATGCCGTCGCAGCCGATATGCACGAAGGCTTCGGCGCCCATATTCTCCAGATGCGTGACGGTGCCGGAAAACGCACCGCCGCCAAGGTTGACGCGCTCGGGCCGCACGCAGATTCGGCAGGCGCCCGCACCCGCGGCGGCTGACAATGCGAGCGGGCGGCCGAGCGCTTCGACGCCGCGATCGGCACGGACCGCGCCCGGCAGCACGTTGATCTTCGGACTGCCGACGAATTCCGCGACCCGGATATCGCGCGGATTGTCGTAGACATCGGCGGGCTTGCCGACCTGCACCAGATGGCCCTCGATCATCACGGCGATGCGGCCCGACATGGTCATGGCCTCGGCCTGATCGTGGGTGACATAGACGAAGGTGGTTTTGAGGCGGCGGTGTAACTGGGCGATCTCGGCGCGCATATGGACGCGCAGCTTGGCGTCGAGATTCGACAGCGGCTCGTCGAACAGGAACGCCTTGGGCTGGCGCACGATGGCGCGGCCGACGGCGACGCGCTGACGCTGGCCGCCGGACAATTGTCCGGGCTTGCGGCTGAGCAGCGGCGCGATTTCCAGCAGCGCCGCGACCCGTTCGACATCCTCGCGAATGCCGCGCTCGGCTCGGTTGCGGTTCGGCATCAGCCGGCCCAGCAGCGGCAGCCGCTGCGCCGCCGACAGCCGGCGCATCCGCAGCGGCACCGCGATATTGTCGAACACGCTGAGATGCGGATACAGCGCATAGGATTGGAACACCATCGCCAGGTTGCGCGCGCTGGGACGGACATGGTCGACCGCCTCGCCATCGATCCGGACGCCGCCGGAGCTTTGCGTCTCCAGCCCGGCGATGATCCGCAGCAAGGTCGACTTGCCGCAGCCCGAAGGCCCGACCAGCGAGATGAACTCGCCGGGCTCGATCCTGAGATCGACGCCCTTCAGGACATCGATTCTGTCGAAGGATTTTCGAATTGCGCTGAGTTCGATTGCCGCCATCTGGTTTGATCCCTCATCCGCAATGCAACGGGGCGAGGAATACCGGCGGCGTTTAACAGTCACATTACATTCAAAGGATTGTCCTATGCTGATCACAGCACTTGCCTTTGCGAGCAGCACGACCACGATGCGCGCAGTTGCAGGACGCTAATCGTTGCAACTACACAATCAAGCGAGCGTGCAGGGCGCCCCAGATTGCTTCGCAGTCGAACGGCGATCCGCGCCGCTTTCGGCTCGCCATGATCACCTCAAGTAACGATGTGCCCAGCTGGAATTTTCAAACAGGCCCTGACGATTGAATCGATATGGCACTGACGTCGTCGCGGATACGCGCCGTGAATGCGGTGTTTGAAACCGGCAGTTTTGCTGCCGCGGCAAAGAGCCTCGGCGTCGCGCAGCCGTCGGTGGCGCAGCTGGTGCGCGATCTCGAGGCGGCGTTCGGCGTCAGCCTGTTCGATCGCCACGGCCAGAGCCTGGTGGCGACGCAGCTGTGCCGGCAGCTTTATGCGTCGACCAGCCGGATCCAGGCGATGGAGGCCGACGCGATCGCGATCCTGCAGCAACGCGAGGAACTGGCGGGCGGCGAGTTGCTGGTCGGGCTCGGCAATGCGATGCCGGGAATGGCGCTGATCTCATCGTTCAAATCGCTCTATCCGAAGATTCAGGTGCGCATCGAGATCGGCAACTGGTCCGACATTGTCGGCGCCGTGGTCGACCGCCGCGTCGACGTCGCGGTGCTGCCGGACGTGCCGCAGGATCGCCGGTTTCGCAGCGAGGTCTGCCTCAGCCAGCGCGTCGTCGCCATCTGCCATCCGAAACATCCGCTCAATCGCCGTGAGCCGGTGTCGATCGCCAAGCTGATGAAATACCCGCTGGTGTTCCGGACACGGCACTCCTCGACCCAGCGCGTCGTCGACAAGACGTTTCGCAGCCTCGGCCTGCAGCCGGAACCGGCGATCGTGGTCAATACCCGCGAGGGGATGCTGGAGGCGGTCGCCAATCAGTTGGGTGTCGGTTTCATCTGGGAACACGGCTCCAGCCGCGCCGACAGGATCGCGCGCATTGTCGTGACCGAGATGGATGTCGAACTGCCGGAATATATTTTCTCTCTGCTTGGCACCAAGGGCAGGCTGGTCGAACTGTTCTTCCAGGCGCGAAATTTATCGCCTTAGCGCGATCGCCCGCGCCCGCGCCTTCATCCAAGCGGAACCGGGACCAGGCCGCCGCCTGATCGCGGTGCAACATTGGGTCGGCGCCGAAAACGGCGCCGTGCGGCGCTTATAACGGCCATCAACGGCCGCGCCGCGATGATTTGGGCCACCGTTTTTGCACAGCTCTGGACCGAAACCGGCTAATATGCTCTTGAAACACCGACTATGTTGCTAACCTTCGAGGAATTGCCATGCCCGCCTATCGCTCCCGGACTTCGACCCACGGCCGCAACATGGCGGGTGCCCGCGGCCTGTGGCGCGCGACTGGCATGAAGGATGGCGATTTCGGCAAGCCGATCATCGCGGTGGTCAATTCCTTCACCCAATTCGTGCCCGGCCATGTGCATCTGAAGGATCTCGGCCAATTGGTCGCCCGCGAGATCGAGAAGGCCGGCGGCGTCGCCAAGGAATTCAACACCATCGCGGTCGATGACGGCATCGCGATGGGCCATGACGGCATGCTGTATTCGCTGCCGTCGCGCGAGCTGATCGCCGACAGCGTCGAATACATGGTCAACGCGCATTGCGCCGACGCCATGGTGTGCATCTCCAATTGCGACAAGATCACGCCCGGGATGCTGATGGCCTCGCTGCGGGTCAACATCCCGACCATCTTCGTCTCCGGCGGCCCGATGGAGTCCGGCAAGGTCACGATCAACGGCAAGGCCCGCTCGGTCGACCTGATCGACGCCATGGTGGCGGCGGCCGACGACACCGTCAGCGACGCCGACGTCGCGGTGATGGAACGCTCGGCCTGCCCGACCTGCGGCTCCTGCTCCGGCATGTTCACCGCCAATTCGATGAACTGCCTGACCGAGGCGCTCGGCCTGGCGCTGCCCGGCAACGGCTCGGTGCTCGCCACCCATGCCGACCGCAAGCAATTATTCGTCGAGGCCGGCCATCTGATCGTCGATCTGGCGCGGCGCTATTACGAGCAGGACGACGAATCGGCGCTGCCGCGCAAGATCGCCAGCTTCAAGGCGTTCGAGAACGCGATGACGCTCGACATCGCGATGGGTGGCTCGACCAATACGGTGCTGCATCTGCTTGCGGCAGCCTATGAGGGCGAGATCCCCTTTACCATGCAGGACATCGACCGGCTGTCGCGCCGGGTGCCGGTGCTGTGCAAGGTGGCGCCGTCGGTGCCCGACGTGCATCTGGAAGACGTCCATCGCGCCGGCGGCGTGATGGCGATCCTCGGCGAGCTCGATCGCGGCAAGCTGCTCAATTCCGAATTGCCGACCGTGCACAGCACGTCGATGACCGAAGCGCTGAACCGCTGGGACATCCGCCGCACCCAGAGCGACAGCGTGCGCAAATTCTATCGCGCCGCGCCCGGCAATGTGCCGACCCAGCAGGCCTTCAGCCAGGAGCTGCG from Rhodopseudomonas sp. BAL398 encodes the following:
- a CDS encoding hemin ABC transporter substrate-binding protein → MTRSAPRYHPRHSRRARFAAPVAAILCCLTLPGASLAGALVVHDARGRDVAIENPSRTVSIGGAITEILYDLGLEKRIVGVDTTSTFPAAALGDKPGVGYLRQLSPEGVVGLNPTLILAMQGAGPPETMAILDAAKIPLVLVPETFSEQGLLDKIDLVGRAMGADAGAACLGAAVTSDLAQLRELRAKVTKPVRVMFVMSLVNGRAMVAGRHTAADEIIRMSGAVNAIDGYDGYKMINDEAIVAAKPDWVLSIERGKESLAAEAIYQHPAFAMTKVASDKTFVAMDGLYLLGFGPRTAAAARDVAIRLYPQLATEADRFKSAVLAANCRQ
- a CDS encoding FecCD family ABC transporter permease, with the translated sequence MSAIEAGSRDRVHRRWRAARPSSMLIIGALSAALLGSVIVALTVGAAGIPLARLPAALGLAAHGDSAAVLARDQLVLWSIRIPRIVAAGMVGSLLAVAGALMQGLFRNPLADPALVGVASGGAFAAAASIVVMDSALVVHLRFMQNELLPIAAFAGSLLTTMVLYWIASRAGRTSIALFLLAGLAIAAIANAGIGMLVFVADDRQLRDITFWMLGSLSGATWAKTTTIAPVLAIALLVCAMIARRLDLLVLGESEAFHSGVDVERLKRIAIVLVSAMTGVAVSICGVIGFIGIITPHLLRLLIGPSHRLLLPASAFVGAILLIGADTLARTIVAPAEMPIGILTAAIGAPFFLAMLLRQRGLIGL
- a CDS encoding heme ABC transporter ATP-binding protein — protein: MSAVLQAEAVSFAIGGATLVDRVDLRIESGEIVAIAGPNGAGKSTLLRLLSGDLRASHGAIRLHGHDLYDYAPRELALRRAMLSQHVNVSFPFTVEEIVAMGAGDRDGPAAQPLIEAALHEVGLADFRRRKLPTLSGGEQQRAHFARVLVQLACGEAEHGPALLLLDEPTSSLDLRHQIDLVETARRRAQNGTAVIAILHDLNLAMRFADRIVLLHHGALAGDGPPRDTVTADMVRRVFEVDAAIQFTDAGVPFMLPQTMRPSG
- a CDS encoding phosphodiesterase → MNFVILTDTHFVPPGRKIYGLDPAERLAAAVEKINASHPDIAFVIVTGDLAHWGEDAAYGQLATVLGRLEAPSILMMGNHDRRDLFSRHFPGVARDAAGFVQCVQVFDAATIVTLDTLDEEAPNHAGLLCEARLAFLEHALASAPADRPLLLFQHHPPFDTGLRYMDTIRLTNPQAEWEVIARTRKPDYLFMGHLHRPIAGAWRGIPFHIQRALAHQVAFDLEAEGYIPGSHEPPDYSHVTVSGDRIVIHQCSFLYDGPAFSLQDQAALNQA
- a CDS encoding phosphodiesterase, which codes for MKLIHLSDIHLTTPGATIGGRDPRANFERALHHAIKDHADAELMVITGDLSDWGDVEDYRWLKARLATVPLATRLCIGNHDNRAAFLEVFPELAAPDGHVQGVHDTSAGRCLLLDTAQPGTHAGHYCAARQAWLEQRLAEHDGPFLLFMHHNPMPIHLGPLDQIRLRDDVAFRAIVGRHRDKILHIFFGHCHLPLAGSVAGVPVSSLRGTNHASYPLFAETAMLSASDLPESYGVAFFEPDYVTVHMVEFGYTGAIRVEGSPDYKAWDRETMAR
- a CDS encoding ABC transporter substrate-binding protein; amino-acid sequence: MLKTCIAAAAIALVAGTAQAQTKTEIVIQYPYAELFTETHKQIAAEFAKVHPEIKVTMRSAYDSYEDASQKVLREAVTGQMPDITFQGLNRVRVLVDKNIPAPLDGYIAAEKDFDKQGFHQAMFDIGTASGKVYALPFAISLPIVYVNVDLVKKVGGDPANLPKTWDGLIAMAKKIKALGPDMNGVTYAWDITGNWLWQAPVFARGGTMLNADETKVAFDGPEGKFAINMLAKLVTEGGMPNLDQPSMRATFAAGHTGFHITSTSDLHKTTEMIGGKFELKTLPFPDVVSPNGRLPAGGNVMMILAKDKAKRDAAWEVVKFWTGPKGAAIVAQTTGYMPPNKLANEVYLKDFYVKNPNNYTAVSQLPLLTKWYAFPGQNGLKITDVLKDHLNSIVSGARAKEPEAVLADMASDVQKLLPQTAGAAH
- a CDS encoding carbohydrate ABC transporter permease produces the protein MTLHGRFPLWVVARHVVLIAGALVILMPFIWMISTASKPQTEIFTSDLHLIPEHFALWDNLRTAFAKADLWRFLLNGVIVTASIFTLQLLVALPAAYALAKLRFLGRDLLFALVVFCILIPPQATAIPIFLLLHQLGLLDSYAALILPFSISVFGIFLMRQFFKTVPDDLIDAARMDGISEFGIVWRVMLPTAIPAVTAFGIFSVVAHWNDYFWPLIVLNSNELRTPPLGVAIFRNNEAGTDYGPLMAAAMVVIAPLVIAFLLAQRRFIEGITMTGIK
- a CDS encoding carbohydrate ABC transporter permease — translated: MSDIAIRIGAAAQDQSTAVQRPRSHRARTALTAQALVAPAATLMLIILIGPLVAVLALSFTDYQLGAPSFSWIGLDNYRQMMADRVFWISLRNTLTYVVIVVPGSVALGLGIALLIQSGSSLRSWYRTIYFLPVMATLIAMAIVWEFMLHPQFGLINGLLHSIGLQGHSWLQDRNYALYSLCAIGIWQAVGFNMVLFLAGLVSIPKQLYDAAEIDGASGAWSRFRLVTWPLLGPVTAFVVVISSIRSFQVFDTVQVLTKGGPSKSSEVLIYTMYTESFEFFRSGYGAALTVVFLVFVLALTLLKARLNRGVHYA
- a CDS encoding ABC transporter ATP-binding protein codes for the protein MAAIELSAIRKSFDRIDVLKGVDLRIEPGEFISLVGPSGCGKSTLLRIIAGLETQSSGGVRIDGEAVDHVRPSARNLAMVFQSYALYPHLSVFDNIAVPLRMRRLSAAQRLPLLGRLMPNRNRAERGIREDVERVAALLEIAPLLSRKPGQLSGGQRQRVAVGRAIVRQPKAFLFDEPLSNLDAKLRVHMRAEIAQLHRRLKTTFVYVTHDQAEAMTMSGRIAVMIEGHLVQVGKPADVYDNPRDIRVAEFVGSPKINVLPGAVRADRGVEALGRPLALSAAAGAGACRICVRPERVNLGGGAFSGTVTHLENMGAEAFVHIGCDGMAIPLVARIDDPRQLPAIGAAIDFGFAADAVRAFDAGGKRIETTSRHQAVQPREHAHV
- a CDS encoding LysR family transcriptional regulator; the protein is MNAVFETGSFAAAAKSLGVAQPSVAQLVRDLEAAFGVSLFDRHGQSLVATQLCRQLYASTSRIQAMEADAIAILQQREELAGGELLVGLGNAMPGMALISSFKSLYPKIQVRIEIGNWSDIVGAVVDRRVDVAVLPDVPQDRRFRSEVCLSQRVVAICHPKHPLNRREPVSIAKLMKYPLVFRTRHSSTQRVVDKTFRSLGLQPEPAIVVNTREGMLEAVANQLGVGFIWEHGSSRADRIARIVVTEMDVELPEYIFSLLGTKGRLVELFFQARNLSP
- the ilvD gene encoding dihydroxy-acid dehydratase; amino-acid sequence: MPAYRSRTSTHGRNMAGARGLWRATGMKDGDFGKPIIAVVNSFTQFVPGHVHLKDLGQLVAREIEKAGGVAKEFNTIAVDDGIAMGHDGMLYSLPSRELIADSVEYMVNAHCADAMVCISNCDKITPGMLMASLRVNIPTIFVSGGPMESGKVTINGKARSVDLIDAMVAAADDTVSDADVAVMERSACPTCGSCSGMFTANSMNCLTEALGLALPGNGSVLATHADRKQLFVEAGHLIVDLARRYYEQDDESALPRKIASFKAFENAMTLDIAMGGSTNTVLHLLAAAYEGEIPFTMQDIDRLSRRVPVLCKVAPSVPDVHLEDVHRAGGVMAILGELDRGKLLNSELPTVHSTSMTEALNRWDIRRTQSDSVRKFYRAAPGNVPTQQAFSQELRFDEVDTDRETGCIRDVEHAFSKDGGLAVLSGNLAIDGCIVKTAGVDASVLKFEGPVKLYESQDAAVQGILTGKVVAGDVVVIRYEGPRGGPGMQEMLYPTSYIKSKGLGKACALVTDGRFSGGTSGLSIGHVSPEAAEGGLIGLVEEGDRINIDIPNRSIELLVDDTVLATRRAAMDARSDAWKPGKRSRKVSMALKAYAAMTTSAARGAVRIVKE